A single genomic interval of Macadamia integrifolia cultivar HAES 741 chromosome 6, SCU_Mint_v3, whole genome shotgun sequence harbors:
- the LOC122082160 gene encoding uncharacterized protein LOC122082160, which yields MEQLFNYADFLLEYRGVRKEAASRALHFFLRDHSLDVVCIAEPMVDSVSFPACFFNRLGFMVEIIHNSRRDKVPNFWVVGKNSFARLVMVHSSEQMTSVSMQWNGQQVLVSVIHASCFRAERRNLWVELGTVAALSLPWVALGDLNATLYSHEKRGPGRFNVGATAEFQAMVDACDQISSPSQGSKFTWTNNKCRGHVVARLDRSFFNAQWLEVFGDCGQQVLHRSISDHAPILFSSTAIPKPRNAPFRFHRFWMEEESFEDLVRDVWSREVRGGPIGRLPYKLRAVRSALKGWARQSFPNLDVALKDATEEVDEVQRTIDQVGMSDDLYSREAEAKTKLLKAMEMHEKLWAEKARCNWAKLGDRNSKFFQLSVKVQRIKNSIRSLKKQVIPNEVNREDSSILEAIPAREEIKKVVWGLDPDSSLGPNGFPGAFFKQCWEIVGDDFCGAVIAFFRGGKLPNGVNNSFVTLFPKVEGAVSLDKFRPIYKQGAFQKGKIISSNIGLASELANLLHTFVRGGGMGIKIDVQKAYDTLSRDFLFAVLKRFGFSGVVGLDS from the exons ATGGAACAACTTTTTAATTATGCGGATTTTCTATTGGAATATCGAGGTGTTCGAAAGGAGGCGGCTTCTAGAGCGTTGCATTTTTTTCTTCGTGATCACTCCCTTGATGTGGTGTGTATTGCAGAGCCCATGGTGGATTCAGTGTCTTTCCCTGCCTGTTTTTTTAATCGGCTGGGATTCATGGTCGAAATTATTCATAATTCCCGTCGTGACAAAGTGCCAAACTTCTGGGTAGTCGGGAAAAATTCTTTTGCGAGGCTTGTGATGGTGCATTCCTCAGAGCAGATGACTTCAGTTTCAATGCAATGGAATGGTCAGCAAGTATTGGTTTCTGTGATTCATGCATCTTGTTTCAGGGCAGAGCGTAGGAATCTTTGGGTGGAGTTGGGCACTGTGGCTGCCCTGTCCCTTCCATGGGTTGCTCTAGGGGACTTAAATGCCACGTTGTATTCTCATGAGAAGAGGGGTCCTGGTAGATTCAATGTGGGTGCCACGGCAGAGTTCCAGGccatggtggatgcttgtgaTCAGATAAGCTCTCCATCCCAGGGATCAAAATTTACCTGGACTAACAATAAATGTAGAGGACATGTGGTGGCAAGGCTTGATAGAAGTTTTTTCAATGCTCAATGGTTGGAAGTTTTTGGTGATTGTGGTCAGCAAGTGCTCCATAGATCAATTTCAGATCATGCTCCAATCCTTTTTTCATCTACAGCGATTCCTAAGCCTCGAAATGCCCCTTTCAGATTTCATCGTTTTTGGATGGAAGAGGAATCCTTTGAGGACCTGGTGAGGGATGTGTGGTCTAGGGAGGTTAGGGGTGGTCCCATTGGCAGGCTGCCATATAAATTAAGGGCGGTGAGGAGTGCTCTAAAGGGGTGGGCAAGACAGAGTTTCCCCAACTTGGATGTAGCTCTTAAAGATGCTACTGAAGAAGTGGACGAAGTCCAGAGAACTATCGACCAGGTAGGGATGTCTGATGATTTATACTCCAGAGAAGCAGAGGCGAAAACTAAGCTCTTGAAAGCAATGGAGATGCACGAAAAACTTTGGGCTGAAAAGGCTCGCTGCAATTGGGCGAAACTTGGAGACCGTAACTCAAAGTTCTTTCAACTATCGGTTAAGGTGCAACGTATAAAGAACAGCATTCGCAGTTTAAAAAAACAA GTGATTCCTAATGAGGTGAATAGGGAGGACTCTTCCATACTAGAAGCAATCCCTGCTAGAgaagagattaagaaggtggtaTGGGGGTTGGATCCAGATAGCTCTCTTGGCCCTAATGGGTTTCCAGGAGCTTTCTTCAAACAGTGTTGGGAGATAGTGGGTGACGATTTTTGTGGGGCTGTGATTGCATTCTTCCgaggtgggaagcttccgaATGGAGTAAATAACAGTTTTGTGACGCTATtcccaaaggtggagggagcaGTCTCTCTGGATAAGTTTCGCCCCATCT ATAAGCAAggggcattccagaaaggtaaGATTATCTCATCAAATATTGGGTTAGCCTCTGAGCTTGCCAATTTATTACATACATTTGTCAGAGGGGGTGGCATGGGTATTAAGATTGATGTGCAGAAGGCCTATGACACATTGTCACGGGATTTTCTTTTTGCGGTCCTGAAACGGTTCGGCTTCTCGGGTGTGGTTGGCCTGGATtcatga